One genomic segment of Methylocystis sp. SC2 includes these proteins:
- a CDS encoding phosphorylase, giving the protein MARAAGRRRTAELSALAPILVIVGMKREAVCAAGEGVTTLCSGANVARLRQALDALGETDFSAVVSFGLAGGLDYALRPGHVVVADAIVGGDARRDTHPRLSSVLMKGAAAAGCKVAPGAIIGVDQPAMHPAVKAALREGAQAVAVDMESHLAEEFARRRDIPFVALRAISDPAARALPPLVAKALTPEGDIHALGVARELIRGPHQLGGMIRAGLDSRAAFVSLGRCGPLLGPLLRLVLADL; this is encoded by the coding sequence ATGGCGCGCGCTGCTGGCCGCAGAAGAACCGCAGAACTGAGCGCCCTCGCGCCGATTCTCGTCATCGTCGGCATGAAGCGCGAGGCCGTCTGCGCCGCCGGCGAAGGCGTCACGACGCTGTGCAGCGGCGCGAATGTCGCGCGCCTGCGGCAAGCGCTCGACGCGCTTGGCGAAACTGATTTTTCCGCCGTCGTCAGCTTCGGACTCGCTGGCGGATTGGATTACGCGCTGCGGCCCGGCCATGTCGTCGTGGCCGACGCCATCGTCGGGGGCGACGCGCGGCGCGACACCCATCCGCGGCTCTCGTCAGTGCTGATGAAAGGCGCCGCGGCCGCCGGCTGCAAGGTTGCGCCGGGGGCCATCATCGGCGTCGACCAGCCGGCGATGCATCCAGCCGTCAAGGCGGCGCTGCGCGAAGGCGCGCAAGCGGTCGCGGTCGACATGGAATCGCATCTTGCCGAAGAATTCGCGCGGCGGCGCGACATTCCTTTCGTCGCGCTGCGCGCGATCAGCGATCCGGCGGCGCGCGCGCTGCCGCCGCTCGTCGCCAAAGCGCTGACGCCCGAAGGCGACATTCACGCCCTCGGCGTCGCCCGCGAGCTGATCCGCGGGCCGCATCAACTTGGCGGCATGATCCGGGCGGGCCTCGATTCCCGCGCCGCCTTCGTTTCGCTAGGCCGCTGTGGACCGCTGCTCGGCCCGTTGCTGCGCCTCGTGCTCGCGGATCTCTGA
- the hpnH gene encoding adenosyl-hopene transferase HpnH has product MAIPFRYIAKIGVYLLKQHLTGVRRYPLVLMMEPLFRCNLACAGCGKIDYPDHILNKRLSVEDALRSVDECGAPVVVVAGGEPLLHKDLPQIVEGVVARRKFAIVCTNALLLAKKIDLFKPSPYFTWSIHLDGDKEMHDRAVCQDGVYERAVAAIKLAKSKGFRVTTNSTFFSDADPERVAKFLDATTALGVDGMTLSPGYAYERAPDQTHFLNRTRTKELFRAILRRGRGGKAWDLTQSTLFMNFLAGNVSYRCTPWGMPLRTVFGWQRPCYLLGEGYVPTFKQLMEETDWDAYGVGNYEKCADCMVHSGFEATAVADSVRRPWRAAAVALFGVRTEGPMAPDVSLENQRPAEYVYDENIAKLSEIREHEAQQRAEQRSTAA; this is encoded by the coding sequence GTGGCCATTCCGTTCCGCTATATCGCTAAAATCGGCGTCTATCTGCTCAAGCAGCACCTCACGGGCGTGCGGCGCTATCCCCTCGTGCTCATGATGGAGCCGCTGTTCCGCTGCAATCTGGCCTGCGCCGGCTGCGGCAAGATCGACTATCCCGATCATATCCTCAACAAGCGGCTTTCGGTCGAGGACGCGCTGCGCTCGGTGGACGAATGTGGCGCGCCGGTGGTGGTGGTCGCCGGCGGCGAGCCGCTTCTGCACAAGGACCTCCCTCAGATCGTCGAAGGCGTCGTCGCGCGGCGTAAATTCGCGATCGTCTGCACTAATGCTCTGCTGCTCGCCAAGAAGATCGACCTCTTCAAGCCGAGCCCCTATTTCACCTGGTCGATCCATCTCGATGGCGACAAGGAAATGCATGACCGCGCGGTCTGCCAGGACGGGGTCTATGAGCGCGCCGTCGCGGCGATCAAACTCGCCAAGTCGAAGGGCTTCCGCGTCACCACCAACAGCACCTTCTTTTCCGACGCGGATCCCGAGCGCGTCGCGAAATTCCTCGACGCGACCACGGCGCTCGGCGTCGACGGGATGACGCTGTCGCCGGGTTACGCTTATGAGCGGGCGCCGGATCAGACTCACTTCCTCAACCGCACGCGGACCAAGGAATTGTTCCGCGCCATTCTGCGTCGCGGCCGCGGTGGGAAGGCCTGGGACCTCACCCAGTCGACGCTGTTCATGAATTTTTTGGCCGGCAATGTGAGCTATCGCTGCACCCCCTGGGGGATGCCGCTGCGCACGGTGTTCGGCTGGCAGCGACCCTGCTATCTGCTCGGCGAAGGCTATGTGCCGACCTTCAAGCAGCTGATGGAGGAGACCGACTGGGACGCCTACGGCGTCGGCAATTACGAGAAATGCGCCGACTGCATGGTGCACTCCGGTTTTGAGGCGACCGCCGTCGCCGATTCGGTCCGCCGGCCCTGGCGGGCGGCCGCGGTCGCGCTCTTTGGGGTGCGCACCGAGGGGCCGATGGCGCCTGACGTCTCGCTGGAGAATCAGCGCCCGGCCGAATATGTCTATGACGAAAACATCGCCAAGCTGTCAGAGATCCGCGAGCACGAGGCGCAGCAACGGGCCGAGCAGCGGTCCACAGCGGCCTAG
- a CDS encoding 50S ribosomal protein L11 methyltransferase, producing the protein MLEGLPPNNASHMLRLDCDEKRARAVADLIVETFEPTETAAAAFELDDGPQWSVEIYFATAPDEAQILALIEAAADAETARAARFSTVAEQDWVENALAGLAPVRAGRVLVHGAHDRGRRRANDIGVEIEAALAFGTGHHGTTLGCLKALERIAKRRRPRRILDVGTGTGVLAIAAARLFHQRVACGDIDPVAVATASANARANGAGADVRPVVATGLRHPSLQGRYDLIFANILAKPLRLLAPQIAGAAAADAALVLSGLLARDVRGVLDAYRAQGFFLAERGDIDGWATLVLKRGGRG; encoded by the coding sequence ATGCTTGAAGGCCTTCCCCCGAATAACGCCAGCCACATGCTGCGCCTCGATTGCGACGAAAAACGCGCCCGCGCCGTCGCCGACCTGATCGTCGAAACCTTCGAGCCGACAGAGACCGCCGCCGCCGCCTTCGAGCTGGACGACGGCCCCCAATGGTCCGTCGAGATCTATTTCGCGACCGCGCCCGACGAAGCGCAGATCCTCGCCCTGATCGAGGCCGCCGCCGACGCCGAGACGGCGCGGGCGGCGCGCTTTTCGACCGTCGCCGAGCAGGACTGGGTGGAGAACGCGCTCGCCGGATTGGCCCCGGTCCGCGCCGGCCGCGTGCTGGTGCATGGCGCGCATGATCGCGGCCGGCGGCGCGCGAACGACATCGGCGTCGAGATCGAGGCGGCGCTCGCCTTCGGCACCGGCCATCACGGCACGACGCTCGGCTGCCTCAAGGCGCTCGAGAGAATCGCCAAGCGCCGGCGCCCGCGCCGCATTCTCGATGTCGGAACCGGCACCGGCGTTCTCGCGATCGCCGCCGCGCGGCTCTTTCACCAGCGCGTCGCCTGCGGCGATATCGATCCCGTCGCCGTGGCGACAGCCTCGGCCAACGCCCGCGCCAATGGCGCCGGCGCCGATGTTCGCCCGGTCGTCGCGACCGGGCTCCGCCACCCGTCGCTGCAAGGCCGATATGATCTGATCTTCGCCAACATTCTGGCGAAGCCTCTGCGCCTGCTCGCGCCGCAGATCGCCGGCGCCGCGGCGGCTGACGCGGCGCTGGTGCTTTCGGGACTGCTGGCGCGCGACGTGCGGGGCGTGCTCGACGCCTATCGCGCCCAGGGGTTTTTTCTCGCCGAGCGGGGCGACATCGACGGCTGGGCGACTCTGGTGTTGAAGCGCGGCGGGCGCGGTTAG
- a CDS encoding aminopeptidase P family protein, giving the protein MFEAKFQTFVDDAVRGDSAARLEALRTELKRQGLDGFLVPRADVHQNEYVPKCAERLAWLTGFTGSAGFAVVLEKEAALFVDGRYVIQVRGEIDAKLFKPLDIAETTPAAWLSGHAREGARIGYDPWVHTSAQIERFAKTLAEKQIELVPLDANPIDALWLDRPAEPTGAVAIHPARYAGESAGAKIKKLRAALKDADAALMSDPHAICWAFNIRGADVAHTPIALCFALLPKDGAPALYVDDAKLAPKVRAALEKYLTLKAPEDLVEDLVQSGKRGATILFDAATAPAKLVEALRAAGGKPRLADDPATLPKAIKNERELEGARAAHVRDGAALTRFLAWFSDTAPKGRLTEISAAEALETFRRENGDLRDISFPTISAFGAHAAIPHYRVTETSNLKIGRGVYLVDSGAQYLDGTTDVTRTVVVGPASKQLREHFTRVLKGHIAIARAVFPKGVSGAQLDAFARRALWEAGLDFDHGTGHGVGAYLSVHEGPQRIAKLGTTPLQPGMILSNEPGYYRAGEYGIRLENLVIVEKREIKGAEREMYGFETITLAPFDRNCVEPKLLAPEEIGWLNAYHALVRKVLSPLVDAKTRQWLREATAPIS; this is encoded by the coding sequence ATGTTCGAAGCAAAATTCCAAACATTCGTCGACGACGCCGTGCGCGGCGACAGCGCGGCGCGCCTCGAGGCGCTGCGCACTGAGCTGAAACGGCAAGGACTCGACGGCTTTCTCGTTCCGCGCGCCGACGTCCATCAAAACGAATATGTGCCCAAATGCGCGGAGCGCCTCGCCTGGCTGACAGGCTTCACCGGATCGGCCGGCTTCGCCGTCGTGCTGGAGAAGGAGGCCGCGCTCTTCGTCGACGGCCGCTATGTCATTCAGGTGCGCGGCGAGATCGACGCGAAGCTTTTCAAGCCGCTCGACATCGCGGAAACGACGCCCGCCGCCTGGCTCAGCGGACATGCGCGCGAAGGCGCGCGCATCGGCTATGACCCTTGGGTGCACACCAGCGCGCAGATCGAACGATTCGCCAAAACTCTCGCGGAAAAGCAGATCGAACTCGTTCCGCTCGACGCCAATCCGATCGACGCGCTTTGGCTTGACCGGCCGGCCGAGCCGACGGGCGCGGTGGCGATTCATCCGGCGCGTTACGCCGGCGAGAGCGCCGGCGCCAAGATCAAGAAGCTGCGCGCGGCGCTAAAGGATGCGGACGCGGCGTTGATGTCCGATCCGCATGCGATCTGCTGGGCGTTCAACATTCGCGGCGCCGATGTGGCGCATACGCCGATCGCGCTGTGCTTCGCGCTGCTGCCCAAGGACGGCGCGCCTGCGCTCTACGTCGACGATGCGAAGCTCGCGCCGAAGGTGCGCGCGGCGCTCGAAAAATATCTGACCCTGAAGGCGCCTGAAGACCTCGTCGAAGATCTCGTGCAGTCCGGCAAGCGCGGCGCGACGATTCTCTTCGATGCCGCGACGGCGCCGGCGAAGCTTGTCGAAGCCTTGCGCGCGGCGGGCGGCAAGCCGCGTCTCGCCGACGATCCGGCGACGCTGCCGAAAGCAATCAAGAATGAAAGGGAGCTCGAAGGCGCGCGCGCCGCGCATGTTCGCGACGGCGCGGCGCTGACGCGATTCCTCGCGTGGTTTTCCGACACCGCGCCAAAGGGCCGGCTCACCGAAATCTCCGCGGCGGAAGCGCTCGAAACCTTTCGCCGCGAAAACGGCGACCTGCGCGACATCTCCTTCCCGACGATCTCGGCTTTCGGCGCACATGCGGCGATCCCGCATTATCGGGTGACGGAAACGAGCAATCTCAAGATCGGTCGCGGCGTCTATCTCGTCGATTCCGGCGCGCAATATCTCGACGGCACGACCGACGTGACGCGCACCGTGGTCGTCGGTCCGGCGTCGAAACAATTGCGCGAACATTTCACCCGCGTCCTCAAGGGCCATATTGCCATCGCCCGCGCCGTCTTTCCCAAAGGCGTCTCCGGCGCGCAGCTTGACGCCTTCGCGCGGCGCGCGCTGTGGGAGGCGGGGCTCGACTTCGATCATGGGACGGGCCATGGCGTCGGCGCTTACCTCTCGGTGCATGAGGGGCCGCAGCGCATCGCGAAGCTCGGAACGACGCCCCTGCAGCCGGGCATGATCCTCTCGAACGAGCCCGGCTATTACCGCGCCGGCGAATATGGAATCAGGCTCGAAAATCTCGTCATCGTCGAGAAGCGCGAGATCAAAGGCGCCGAACGCGAGATGTATGGTTTCGAGACCATCACGCTTGCGCCTTTCGATCGCAATTGCGTCGAGCCGAAATTGCTGGCGCCGGAGGAAATCGGCTGGCTGAACGCCTATCACGCCCTTGTGCGCAAGGTCCTGTCGCCGCTGGTGGACGCGAAGACGCGTCAATGGCTGCGCGAAGCAACGGCGCCGATATCATGA
- a CDS encoding phosphatase PAP2 family protein, with the protein MAFTSDQLAKLTRDASAKPQADIGVAATWGQRLFELDLAAVHLFSRTARSAIGRFLAVAISKLGNGWIYLILAPIVLIGLGWQGLHVAALAGANAALLHLLYPIIKRRFGRRRPFQVDARLPSLLKTLDDHSFPSGHAMTLTGVLAPIVIAWPATTLSAGLLLLSMAWSRIATAHHYPSDVAAGVALGAGLSYPLASGVLAYW; encoded by the coding sequence ATGGCGTTCACATCGGACCAGCTGGCGAAGCTGACGCGAGACGCGTCAGCAAAGCCGCAAGCAGACATCGGCGTCGCCGCCACTTGGGGCCAACGTCTCTTCGAACTTGACCTCGCGGCGGTTCATCTCTTCTCTCGAACGGCGCGCTCCGCGATCGGCAGATTCCTCGCCGTCGCCATCAGCAAGCTAGGCAATGGCTGGATCTACCTCATCCTCGCGCCCATCGTCCTTATCGGCCTCGGCTGGCAAGGACTGCATGTCGCGGCGCTCGCCGGCGCGAACGCCGCGCTGCTGCATTTGCTCTATCCGATCATCAAGCGCCGCTTCGGCCGCAGGCGTCCGTTCCAAGTCGACGCGCGGCTGCCGTCGCTGTTGAAGACGCTCGACGATCACTCCTTTCCAAGCGGCCACGCCATGACGCTCACCGGCGTGCTCGCGCCCATCGTCATCGCCTGGCCGGCGACGACGCTATCGGCCGGCCTGCTTCTGCTGTCGATGGCCTGGTCGCGAATCGCGACGGCGCATCACTATCCGAGCGACGTCGCGGCCGGCGTGGCGCTTGGCGCCGGCCTCTCCTACCCGCTCGCGAGCGGCGTTCTCGCCTATTGGTGA
- a CDS encoding GNAT family N-acetyltransferase, whose protein sequence is MAFLAHHDLDAGPRAARRARSAMSHARLEAGPFTLAEETLADVGAREALLDDAFGPARFLKTCQRLRDGSAPAPGLALVATDGVGALIGTLRLWPVLAGGRAALLLGPLAVAAQARSLGVGGALIRESLARAADLGHRAVLLVGDEPYYRRFGFERRFTERLTMPGPVERARFLGLELFDGALCDAQGRVIPATTPALDLPQAA, encoded by the coding sequence ATGGCCTTTCTTGCTCACCACGACTTGGACGCCGGACCGCGCGCCGCGAGGCGCGCCCGCTCCGCCATGTCCCATGCGCGCCTGGAGGCGGGTCCCTTCACGCTCGCCGAAGAAACGCTCGCCGATGTCGGGGCGCGCGAAGCCTTGCTCGACGACGCCTTCGGTCCCGCGCGGTTCTTGAAGACCTGCCAGCGGCTGCGCGACGGCTCGGCGCCCGCGCCGGGTCTTGCGCTGGTCGCGACCGATGGCGTCGGCGCGCTGATCGGCACGCTGCGGCTGTGGCCGGTGCTCGCCGGCGGGCGTGCGGCGCTGCTGCTGGGTCCGCTCGCCGTCGCGGCGCAGGCGCGTTCGCTCGGCGTCGGCGGCGCGCTGATTCGCGAGTCGCTCGCGCGCGCGGCCGACCTCGGCCATCGCGCCGTGCTGCTTGTGGGGGATGAACCCTATTACCGGCGCTTCGGCTTCGAGCGGCGATTCACCGAGCGGCTGACCATGCCGGGCCCGGTCGAGCGCGCGCGCTTTCTTGGCTTGGAGCTTTTCGACGGCGCGCTATGCGATGCGCAGGGGCGCGTCATTCCCGCGACGACGCCTGCGCTCGACTTGCCGCAGGCGGCTTAG
- a CDS encoding type III PLP-dependent enzyme — protein MTDRILEFLAERRRNGRDNGPCLVVDLDVVRENYVGFAKALPDTRVFYAVKANPAPEVLSLLASLGSCFDTASVVEIEQVIAAGATPDRISFGNTIKKERDVARAFALGVRLFAVDCEAEVEKIARAAPGSKVFCRILCDGSGAEWPLSRKFGCVPEMATGVLEHAHRLGLNAYGVSFHVGSQQTNPRMWDAALKSAAEIFRELAERGINLQMVNLGGGFPTKYLKNVPAVKQYGAAIFRALSKHFGNRIPETIIEPGRGMVGNAGLIEAEVVLISKKSEEDSEIRWVYLDIGKFNGLAETTDEMIRYPIRTPADGAPTSPCVVAGPSCDSVDVLYEKQPYQLPVSLEIGAKVLIEGTGAYTTTYSAVGFNGFPPLETHVI, from the coding sequence ATGACCGACCGCATCCTCGAATTCCTCGCCGAGCGCCGACGCAACGGGCGCGACAACGGACCTTGCCTCGTCGTCGATCTCGACGTCGTGCGCGAAAACTATGTCGGATTCGCCAAGGCGTTGCCGGACACGCGCGTCTTCTATGCGGTGAAAGCCAATCCGGCGCCGGAAGTGCTCTCGCTGCTCGCCTCGCTCGGCTCGTGCTTCGACACGGCGTCGGTCGTCGAGATCGAGCAGGTCATCGCCGCCGGCGCGACGCCCGACCGCATCAGCTTCGGCAATACGATCAAGAAGGAGCGTGACGTCGCGCGCGCATTTGCGCTCGGCGTGCGGCTCTTCGCGGTCGACTGCGAGGCGGAAGTCGAGAAGATCGCGCGCGCCGCGCCTGGCTCGAAAGTCTTCTGCCGCATTCTCTGCGACGGCTCTGGCGCCGAATGGCCTCTGTCGCGCAAGTTCGGCTGCGTCCCCGAAATGGCGACGGGCGTGCTGGAACATGCGCATCGCCTCGGCCTCAACGCCTATGGCGTGTCGTTCCATGTCGGCTCGCAGCAGACGAATCCGCGCATGTGGGACGCCGCGCTGAAGTCGGCGGCGGAGATCTTCCGCGAACTGGCGGAGCGCGGAATCAATCTGCAGATGGTCAATCTCGGCGGCGGCTTTCCGACGAAATACCTAAAGAACGTGCCGGCGGTGAAGCAATATGGCGCCGCCATCTTCCGCGCGCTCTCGAAGCATTTCGGCAACCGCATTCCGGAGACGATCATCGAGCCGGGCCGCGGCATGGTCGGCAACGCCGGGCTGATCGAAGCGGAAGTCGTGCTGATCTCGAAGAAGTCGGAGGAGGACAGCGAGATTCGCTGGGTCTATCTCGACATCGGCAAGTTCAACGGCCTCGCCGAGACCACCGATGAGATGATCCGCTATCCGATCCGCACGCCGGCGGACGGCGCGCCGACGAGTCCCTGCGTCGTCGCGGGTCCGAGCTGCGACAGCGTCGACGTGCTCTACGAGAAGCAGCCCTATCAGCTGCCGGTCTCGCTCGAGATCGGCGCGAAAGTGCTGATCGAAGGAACCGGGGCCTATACGACGACCTATTCGGCCGTGGGCTTCAACGGTTTCCCGCCGCTCGAGACGCATGTGATCTGA
- a CDS encoding glucan biosynthesis protein — translation MTRITRRQFAGALSAIGAQFALKDPALAASDVPKPRFGFENVVQRAHDLALAPFDTTVPPRLPDPFDALDFDTWRGIRFKREHDIFAGADGGFRLETFHLGFLYRRPMTVNMIRDGIATPIPYSPALFDYGRLKIEKAPPVNTGFAGFRLHFPLNDPHIHDEVISFLGASYFRFLGRDQKYGLSARALCVETGSERESFPFFREFWIETPERGSNRATLYALLDGEAATGAFRFDLFAGQESALEIQATLFPRRAGMKLGLAPLTSMYLTGENDRDVRDGFRTELHDSDGLSIHTGAGEWLWRPLANPPRARISSFLDNNNRGFGLLQRDRTFESYQDLDLAYEHRPSYFVEPVGDWGEGRVELLELPTRDETNDNIVASWTPAKSPEPGAPFIYAYRITAGLDMPQLAPNGMVVNTFEAPARALGSAEPYDPDAHRFIVDFAGGDLAYYVADPGQVEAVATTSAGRVLRASVAANAHIGGLRALFDVSAQPGQTADLRLFLRTQGRTLTETWTYPWTAPAA, via the coding sequence ATGACGCGAATAACACGGCGCCAATTCGCCGGGGCGCTCTCTGCAATAGGCGCGCAATTTGCGCTCAAAGACCCGGCGCTGGCGGCCTCCGACGTTCCCAAGCCGCGGTTCGGCTTTGAGAACGTGGTGCAGCGGGCGCACGACCTCGCGCTGGCGCCCTTCGACACCACGGTTCCCCCGCGTCTGCCCGATCCCTTCGACGCTTTGGACTTCGACACATGGCGGGGGATTCGCTTCAAGCGCGAGCATGATATTTTCGCGGGCGCGGACGGCGGCTTCCGGCTGGAGACGTTCCATCTCGGCTTTCTCTACCGTCGCCCGATGACGGTGAATATGATCCGCGACGGCATCGCGACGCCGATTCCCTATTCGCCGGCGCTCTTCGACTATGGCCGCCTCAAGATCGAAAAGGCTCCCCCGGTCAACACCGGCTTCGCCGGCTTCCGCCTGCATTTTCCGCTCAACGACCCGCATATTCACGACGAGGTCATTTCCTTCCTTGGCGCGAGCTATTTCCGCTTTCTCGGCCGCGATCAGAAATATGGGCTTTCCGCGCGAGCGCTTTGCGTCGAGACCGGCTCCGAGCGCGAGAGCTTTCCGTTTTTCCGTGAATTCTGGATCGAAACGCCGGAGAGGGGCAGCAATCGCGCGACGCTCTATGCGCTGCTCGACGGCGAGGCTGCGACGGGCGCCTTCAGATTCGATCTCTTCGCTGGACAGGAGAGCGCGCTCGAAATTCAGGCGACGCTTTTCCCGCGGCGCGCGGGGATGAAGCTCGGCCTCGCGCCGCTCACCTCGATGTATCTGACCGGCGAAAACGATCGGGACGTGCGCGACGGCTTTCGCACCGAATTGCACGATTCCGACGGGCTCTCGATCCATACCGGCGCCGGCGAATGGCTCTGGCGCCCGCTCGCCAATCCTCCCCGCGCGCGGATCTCGTCCTTTCTCGACAACAATAATCGCGGCTTCGGGCTGCTGCAGCGCGACAGGACGTTCGAATCCTATCAGGATCTTGACCTCGCCTATGAACACCGCCCGAGCTATTTCGTCGAACCTGTGGGCGACTGGGGCGAGGGCCGCGTCGAACTCCTCGAACTGCCGACGCGCGACGAAACCAACGACAATATCGTCGCGAGCTGGACGCCGGCAAAGTCGCCTGAGCCCGGCGCGCCCTTCATATACGCCTATCGTATCACCGCCGGGCTCGACATGCCGCAGCTCGCCCCCAACGGCATGGTCGTCAACACCTTCGAGGCGCCGGCGCGCGCGCTTGGCTCGGCCGAGCCTTACGATCCCGACGCGCATCGGTTCATCGTCGATTTCGCCGGCGGCGATCTCGCCTATTACGTCGCCGATCCGGGCCAGGTCGAAGCGGTGGCGACGACGAGCGCCGGGCGCGTGCTGCGCGCCAGCGTCGCCGCCAATGCGCATATCGGCGGACTGCGGGCGCTCTTCGACGTTTCGGCGCAACCGGGGCAGACCGCCGATCTTCGATTGTTTCTGCGGACGCAGGGGCGCACGCTGACCGAGACCTGGACCTATCCGTGGACGGCGCCGGCGGCGTGA
- a CDS encoding creatininase family protein, with translation MLRAMLPSPFWSELSLRDMRAHDMSRVIAVLPIAAVEQHGPHLPLGVDAMIMEGCIDQVAARLPEDLEAVFLPIQSIGVSTEHRDFPGTLTLTNGTASRLLAEIAESVLRAGVRKLVLLNSHGGNSALLSQTALDLRARFGALAVTVSWARFGYPDGLFSAAELRHGIHGGEIETSLMLAFRPDIVDMARAKNFPPATLDFERDFAWLRADRPAGFGWMAQDLSPAGAMGDASKASAEKGEAVADYWATAFVELLRDVEAFDLTRLKSMDD, from the coding sequence ATGCTGCGCGCTATGCTGCCGTCGCCCTTCTGGTCGGAACTCTCGCTGCGCGACATGCGCGCGCATGACATGTCGCGCGTCATCGCCGTTCTGCCGATCGCTGCGGTGGAGCAGCACGGGCCGCATCTGCCGCTCGGGGTTGACGCGATGATCATGGAAGGATGCATCGATCAGGTCGCGGCGCGGCTGCCCGAAGATCTCGAAGCCGTCTTTCTGCCGATTCAGAGCATCGGCGTGTCCACCGAGCACCGCGACTTTCCCGGCACGCTGACGCTGACAAACGGGACCGCGTCGCGCCTCCTCGCAGAGATCGCCGAGAGCGTCCTGCGCGCCGGCGTGAGAAAGCTGGTGCTCCTCAATTCGCATGGCGGCAATTCGGCGCTCCTCTCGCAGACGGCGCTCGATCTGCGCGCCCGTTTCGGCGCGCTGGCGGTCACCGTCTCCTGGGCGCGTTTCGGCTATCCGGACGGACTGTTCTCTGCGGCGGAACTGCGCCACGGGATTCATGGCGGCGAAATCGAAACGTCGCTCATGCTCGCGTTCCGGCCGGACATCGTCGACATGGCGCGCGCCAAAAACTTCCCGCCGGCGACGCTCGACTTCGAGCGCGATTTCGCCTGGCTGCGCGCCGACCGCCCCGCCGGCTTCGGTTGGATGGCGCAGGACCTCTCGCCTGCGGGCGCCATGGGCGACGCGTCGAAAGCGAGCGCCGAGAAGGGCGAAGCGGTGGCGGATTATTGGGCGACGGCCTTCGTTGAATTGTTGCGCGACGTCGAGGCGTTCGACCTGACCCGGCTCAAGAGCATGGACGACTGA
- a CDS encoding DUF411 domain-containing protein, producing MANDLFTRRETLRFAAVAALIPGWARAEGATKVVMHKSPTCGCCGAWTGRMREAGFIVEEIVETDMQAVKKRLGVPEPLSSCHTAEIDGYVVEGHVPPQAVARLLKERPKAVGLAAPGMPAGSPGMEGGAAEVYRLYLFDASGSRPFGDWRGDKPA from the coding sequence ATGGCGAATGACCTCTTCACCCGACGCGAGACGCTGCGGTTCGCCGCCGTCGCGGCGCTTATCCCCGGATGGGCGCGCGCCGAAGGCGCGACGAAGGTCGTGATGCATAAGAGCCCGACATGCGGGTGCTGCGGCGCATGGACGGGGCGCATGCGCGAGGCCGGCTTCATCGTCGAGGAGATCGTCGAAACCGACATGCAGGCGGTGAAGAAGCGCCTCGGCGTGCCGGAGCCGCTGTCCTCCTGCCACACGGCCGAGATCGACGGCTATGTCGTCGAAGGCCATGTCCCCCCGCAGGCGGTCGCGCGGCTCTTGAAGGAGCGGCCGAAAGCCGTCGGCCTCGCCGCGCCGGGCATGCCGGCCGGATCGCCCGGCATGGAGGGCGGCGCAGCGGAAGTCTACAGGCTGTATTTGTTCGATGCTTCCGGATCGCGTCCGTTCGGCGACTGGCGGGGCGACAAGCCCGCGTGA